The Pleuronectes platessa chromosome 11, fPlePla1.1, whole genome shotgun sequence genome includes a window with the following:
- the LOC128450899 gene encoding tripartite motif-containing protein 16-like protein, which produces MAQQENQPARQTLSCSICVDLLKDPVTTGCGHSYCKSCINTHWDKEEERGSYSCPQCRQTFTPRPVLERNTMLTDSVKGRKKTGLLKALKSCRVRLTSYWKKHLQPHLQSAPLKKHKLVEPSEKLQENKQTIQQRVQDTEKDVKLLQQEEEAINGSADKAVEDSEEIFTEMIRLLEKRRSDVKQQIRSQQETEVSRVRELQERLEQEITELKRKDQELQQLSDTEDHNQFLHNYPSLSPLSGSTHSSSFRIRPLRNFKDVTAAVSQVRGRLQDLLSETETEILQIVSQVDVSLPQPEPETRADFLKYSQEITLDPNTANKRLLLSEGNRDVTFMREEQSYSDHPDRFTFWPQVLSRESLTGRRYWEVEVGGAVGVGVAYKKISRAGDSLECLFGFNDKSWSFYCGRNSHSFSYNNVQTPVSGPVPSRVGVYLDHSAGVLSFYRVSDTMTLLHRVKTTFTQPLYAGVSVYNDGSTAEFCKLK; this is translated from the coding sequence atggcgcagcaagAAAATCAACCGGCCAGACAAACACTCTCCTGTTCGATCTGTgtggatctactgaaggatccggtgactactggctgtggacacagctactgtaagagctgtattaacacccactgggacaaagaggaggagagaggaagctacagctgtcctcagtgtagacagaccttcacaccgaggcctgtcctggagaGAAACACTATGTTAACGGATTCAGTGAAGGGGCGGAAGAAGACTGGACTACTcaaagctctcaagtcctgtcGGGTTCGTTTGACCTCTTATTGgaaaaaacacctccagcctcatcttcagtcagctccattgaagaagcacaagctggtggagccctcagagaagctccaggagaacaaacaaacaatccagcagagagtccaggacacagagaaagacgtgaagctgcttcaacaggaggaggaggccatcaatggctctgctgataaagcagtggaggacagtgaggagatcttcactgagatgatccgtctgctggagaaaagaaggtctgatgtgaagcagcagatcagatcccagcaggaaactgaagtgagtcgagtcagagagcttcaggagagactggagcaggagatcactgagctgaagaggaaagaccaggaaCTGCAGCAGCtatcagacacagaggatcacaaccagtttctacacaactacccctcactatcaccactcagtggatctacacactcatccagcttcaggatccgtcctctgaggaactttaaggacgtgacagcagctgtgtcccaggtcagaggtcgactacaggaccttctgagtgagacagagacagagattctacagattgtgtctcaagtggatgtttcactgccacaaccagagccagagaccagagctgacttcttaaaatattcacaggaaatcacactggatccaaacacagcaaacaaacgtctgttattatctgagggaaacagagacGTAACATTTATGAGAGAAGAACAATCTTATtctgatcacccagacagattcactttCTGgcctcaggtcctgagtagagagagtctgactgggcgtcgttactgggaggtggaggtgggaggagCAGTTGGTGTAGGAGTCGCATACAAGAaaatcagcagagcaggagactcacttgaatgtttatttggattcaatgataaatcttggtcattCTATTGTGGTAGAAACAGTCATTCGTTTTCTTACAACAACGTCcagactccagtgtcaggtcctgtgccctccagagtaggagtgtacctggatcacagtgcaggtgttctgtccttctacagagtctctgacaccatgactctcctccacagagtgaagaccacattcactcagcctctctatgctggagttagtGTTTATAATGAtggatccacagctgagttctgtaaactcaaatag